The Ipomoea triloba cultivar NCNSP0323 chromosome 13, ASM357664v1 genomic interval GCCAGCCTTAACTGCACAATTTTTACTCTTGAATCAAGCActtaccactatgccaaaagctatagctcgtGGCGAAgacgtaactttatttccttatataccgctacattttcgagaggcatggtgctggacttggcccttcaccggcctccgcccaacaacaGTTTCCATATTTCAGGAGATGGACAGTGTATTATGTTTCACTATTGCCaatcttaaatttaattttttttttaagtgttctttTGATGAAATTGGAAGCATTCTAATGGGAATTGAATTCAAGTAGAAAAGAGTTCTGATCTCACAAAAGTTCTCATATAGGCATGTAAATGGACCTATATCTCGTTTGCTCTATTGTTCATGCATAGTTTATAAAAAAcgcaaaaaatgaaaattgcaAAACCGAGCATAAAGATAATTACAAGTGAACAGTACAATACCTCCAGAATTGTGTTCTACGTTAGGCCGGTGTTTGTAATTCTTCCCTCTGAGTTCGGTAACAACCAAATTGGATAACAGAAGCACAGCACACAGAGCCCCGATTGAAAGCATTATAAAAACGGCATCCCATCCTTTTGTGGAGAGAAAACCTGTCAAAAGCGGACCAAGTGCTGCACCAAGCGATCCAGTTCCGTCAATGATTGCAGTAACCGTAGCTAGTGCTCGGGAATCTCCCCTCAGAGATTTGTGAGTACCAAGATCTGCGGAGACCGCAGTAGTAATAAGCGCGTACGGTCCGTTCACACACAATCCAGACAAAAACATGAGGAAAATGTTAAGGGTCTCGGATACACCTCCAAATCTGCGATATAAAAACATCACGGGAATTGCTGCAGACATAAAGCTGGCCGCTGTAGTAGCACGAGCATCAAACCAGTCGGAGAATAAGCCAGCTAGAATTCCTCCCACAATTCCCCCAACATCAAAAAGAGTAGAAAGATTTCCAGCAGACTTCACGGACACATATTCTCCCCCGATAGCTGCGAAGAGATTCATCAGGAGAACTGGGTAAGCGTAAGAAAAAATAACACTAGATGGAAAAACAGTTCAAACAAAGGCTATCCAAATCATCAAACCAGACTGCAAACCGAATTGTATTTATGATCACTATTGTTTAAAACATCTATAAATGCAAACCAAATTGTATCACTTCAGatgcatattaaaaaaaaaaaaaaaaaaattagaaaaatagcTCAACCTTATCTAAACTCCATGGATCCACAACATTATAACCTGAACAATCTTTCACAATTAATCGAATTcccaataaataatataatttcaaactTTAACTTTCATGAGTATTGCCAAAAGGCCCAGGATTGAGGTAGTTAGTATATTTGCGATTTTCCTTCATCAATACAACAACTATATAAGCTCCATGCAGCCGCCATGTAACATATACACACAATCTGTAGATTCTTGTACTTTCAAGCTATAAGAGCAGCTCTGATGTGGAATGCATTAAAGATTTCAATGATGCTTATTTTTGCGggaacatataaagtaaaatctTATAAGCAATTAAAAAGTAAGAAGGAAATCTGCAAACACTCTTCATAAATGCTTGGTTTCAAGGACGTACGTTCTTCATAAatgcttatatatttatatattttatgctcAATTTGCCCCCTCACGTGTGGGAGCCAATTACTTTGAATGGGCTTCAAGCAACACATGTGTGATACGCCTCAACTAAAAGGCTAaattgatagttggactgcacatgtattatatattttatgcgTGTATGTGATACGCCTCAACTATAGTTGAAATGCACATATGATATGTGCAACACGACCCCTCACATGTCCGAGCCACGGGCTCCAAGCAACACATGTGTGATGATCAGTATAGGTGTTCTTGGATTTCTTGTTTAGGCTCATCATATGTTTACTGTGGGCTTAGACGTTGATACCCGTGCCTACTTCACCGCAGctaccatgatcatagctgtcCCCACAGGAATAAAAATCGCAGctaccatgatcatagctgtcCCCACAGGAATAAAAATCTTTAGTTGGATCGCTACCATGTGGGGGGGTTCGATACAATACAAAACACCCATGTTATTTGCTGTAGGGTTCATCTTTTTGTTCACCATAGGAGGACTCACTGGAATAGTTCTGGCAAATTCTGGGCTAGACATTGCTCTACATGATACTTATTATGTGGTTGCACATTTCCATTATGTACTTTCTATGGGAGCCGTTTTTGCTTTATTTGCAGGATTTCACTATTGGGTAGGTAAAATCTTTGGTCGGACATACCCTGAAACTTTGGGTCAAATCCATTTTTGGATCACTTTTTTCGGGGTGAATCTTACCTTCTTTCCTATGCATTTCTTAGGGCTTTCGGGCACATGTCCGAGCCACGGGCTCCAAGCAACACATGTGTGATACGCCTCAACTAAAAggctaaactgatagttgaaaTGCAcctttatgtttatatattatatgctcagcTTTGGAcgggctccaagcaacacgtgaaCTAATAATTGGAATACACATTTATGTAAAGGCAGGGGAATGTGCATCTAGAAGTGGCAAAAGAATGAATAGGAGGATACCTACCAGTTTGGCTGAGATAAAATGGCAACCAGTACAAAAATGTGTATGCCACCATCTTGGAGAAGAAAAGGCACAAGGCAAATGGAATTACACCTGGTATTAGACAAGCCCCAAGGAAGCCAACACCTTTCCTAGTTACAGAACCATGGCTAAACATACTGGCACCTTCATTTTCATTCCCTAACTGAGTTTCTTCATCACTATGCTCTGCCACAACAGCATTTTCACAAGGAAATCCAACATCCTCCGGATAAGCGGGCAAGAAGAAGAACACAATCAGCCCTGTCACAAATATAAAAGCACCAGGAAGAATAAAGGACCAACCCCATCCATAATCTAAAACAGCAGCCGCAAGAAGGGATCCACTGATATTCCCAACAGAGGTATGGGCATTCCAAACACCCATGATCAATCCCCTTTTGCTCTTGTCAAACCAATTCCCAATAACAGCCACAACTGAAGGCCATCCTGTGGCCTGAAAAAGCCCAGCACCCATTTGCATAGCCAAATAAAACCAGAATTCATGGATATTCCAGAAATATCCCATCCCGAAAAGGGCAACAAAAACACCACTCCCAATCATCCCAGTGGTGAGGAACAGCCGGAGGTCCAAGGAATCACCTAAATGCCCTGCCACGTACATTCCTATTGAATAACACGCAAGAAAAGCAACATCAATTTCCCCCAATTTCTTCGTCCCATCCTTCCCATTAAAGGGCTCCCACCCTTTCCCTTTTGATCTGCCTAAATCCAATTCTCTCTTCACGAAAACATCACCAACTGGCCACAAGTAAGAAGAATTCAAGGTGGCATTATCAATACCCGACTTAGGATCCAAAACACTCTTCACTATGCTACTTGGCTTCCTGGAAGCATGGTAAGATGTATACGCTATAAATGTTACAAACAAAACCACGTATCTATATGTCTTAAAGCTCCAATCTTTGCCTCTGATGCTTCTTATCACAGAAATCCCAGGTGGGTTTCCCTTCGTAATCCTCTCAACCAACCCAGACATCTTGAAACAAAACTCAAACGAAACCAAGCGAATCTGGCATTCCTGAAATTGAAAAACTCAAGCGCGTTTGCCGCGAGGCCCAAGATTGAAGAGTTGACACTGCATTGAATCCAAGGGATTTTTCCGGATTTCGTCTTCTGGTTTCGCGAGAGAGTAAGAAAAGATAAGGCGGTgggcgagagagagagagagagagagagcatggACGTTCGAAACGAACGATTGGAATTTGGAAATGGAGAGAGAGGCAGAGAAGGAAGTGTTGCGACTACCGAGGTTGGCGGGAGAACTACGTAAGGGACGAGGAAGACACGTGGCGCTTACAGCGGTAAGAGAATGGAACTCTCAAGTCTCAGCAACATCGCCACGCAAAGCTTGGCCCAACTGTAATGTTGCGTAGACCTGCACGTAGTGTTGTGTGATCTATATAACAACTGTaaagcaatcgttataccctgcaccacggtacacatagcaatgtgcaccacgtacgtaaaacgacgtcgtttcggtgttagtggacgcgggcGCGAATGACtcaaggaattcattatctataatacacataatctttatctataatacacagaacgtttgcctagaatacacagaatgattgcccagaatacacagaatattgacacaaaatacacagatgttagtggacgcgaatgactccagggaattcattatctataatacacataatcattatatagaatacacagaacgtttgcctagaatacacagaatgtttgcccagaatacacagaatattgacacaaaatacacagaactcatcctcctaacattcgaatgcacaaacacatcacaacttgttttaataacatgaatacacagaatatttacacaaaatacacagaactcatcctactaaacattcgaatgcacaaacacatcacaacatgtgctactaacatgaaatcacaacatgtgttactaacatgaatacacagaacggttgcctagaatacacagaatgattgtctggaatacacagaatattaacataaatacagagaccggccgaaacgggaaacttgatttccaaaaaaaacggacgattagtttacaatgctcaaaacgacgtcgtttaggtacgtggtgcacattgctatatgcatcgtggtgcacagtataatttgccactgTAAAGGACCAagaacaattgttataccatgaacgtATTGTGAAGTCTAATATAAAATTACTTACTTTCAGttaacatgtaaataaataatttgataattgctgacacataatatgataattacaaGTACAGAAATAATTAACTGGAggtacaaaatatatcaattacaaatatagaattTGAAGGTTGTTTTTTGACTAGGGTCTACATGTAAGGTAGACCTGAtccattgtataattttacacTAAGGATGGCAATTCTACCCGCACCCCATGGGTTCCCAGATCCCTGCCCCTACGGATTTTTAAATACCCGCATAATTTTGATAATGGGTGAGGGGATGGGTAAGTTatgatctaaataaatatatccgTATATAAAAATGTTCCACAAGTGTCCTTTGCATAGTTGGTTTCAATAGTGGTAAGTTATCTTAATCAAGGGttcaaattttgttaataataatatattttattaaaatattaatacaacATTTACACAATACATTTGAGGGTGGGAGACTGGGAGAGGGTTGGGGTGCTGGTGGGGGGTGGGAATGCGGGTTGAACGGACCAAACGAGATTGGGCCCGTTTTGACAAATCTAtacaaaatgaaactgaatatgttaggttatggcaaattattggttcacacagctgtgtggaccataataaaatgtacatttttaatgtactaaatgtacattatttttatactaaatgtacattatttttatactataaagataatgtacattcagtacacaaataatgtacatcccctgaatataatgtacattatttttatactgaatgtatattatttttatattgaatgtgcattatttgatagtatgatccacacagctatgtggaccatggtccacacaataatgattggttatGTTATGGCGCAGATAAGTATCGTTTCTTTTCAGGCACAATTTtgtatcatggtccacaatggtTTGAGCTTTTTTGTTTGGACCAAACAGCCCAAGTGGCCAAGGaatcaaccaaaaaaaagtaaaagcaTTGTGACATGCAAGAGCTTTTTTGTTTGGACCAAACGGCCCAAGTGGCCAAGGAatcaaccaaaaaaattaaaagcattGTGACATGCATTGCTTTCCACTGTTATTTCAGTccattaaaatttgtaaaatatctagttaataataaataaataaataaaaattgatacttttcattcttaaattttttttttaaaaaaaatactgttTGTCGCTAAAGTATAGTCATTGTTATTTTTCGTTTATCCGTTGTTTgtgaagtaattttttttgtttcctaATTTTGTTTGAGTTAACAATTACTCCGTAAATAATAGTTACTTCCACTGTTACAAAAATCCCCGCTTAGGCAcccgcctaggcactaggcaCTCCTaaaccgaggcgaattgctccctaggcgtccgcctaggtggccggccgcctaggaggccgcctagcacctaactcggccgactgggccgaattgGCAGCtgactaggccgaatttggccgagttaacttgcCCAACTCAGcaaagttagccgagttaaTTCGAGCGAGtcagccttgttaattttattattatatttatatatatttaaatttatttatttatataagtaagagaagtaagagatatatatataatatatataatataatatatgacatacacccacacatatgaattaattttttgtttttataggtcgccgcctaaaACCGCCTAGGAaacgcctagaccgcttaggccgctgggcgctagtctaccgcccgactagcgcctagcgcctactgcaaccatggttACTTCATAGACAATTAACGGACAAAAAGGTGGTGAGATTATAAGTAAAGACTAATTTTTTACGCACATTGCGTGAATGATATAATacataatgtttaattttaaataagtactttaaagtatatcaatacaagattctATAGAAGATGTTCATGTATATgtattgaatattgaatttgtttatttaaatcgttATTCAAAGTATATGGatgcaatataatataggagagattgattattgtcatgaaaataaatgtttacaacttTGTAGAAAGTTCATAAGTAGTACATCTTGTTCTAGTTCTATATATTgattacttgatagtaacaacgaCTATGcaatagatattgttataatgatatagtaaagattaacttacaaatttatttagaagttttcatgcattgataaaattctgagaatgatgtgtaaacttgttcaattggagCTAGTGGGATGTCAACATTGTCAATTCTTTGGACAATAGTCCTACCATTTGAAGGTACATTGCGCCAAGGCACTAAAATTGCAGTGAAGCACACTAGGGGACTACACCAAAGCAATAATTCATTTCTAGCAGAAGTGGCAACAAGAGGAAGCACAAATTACGTCAATTAATAGGGTACTACTGGTGTGTAGAAGGAtcatgtaataatgattattaattaatgaagtatgaaataaatcaaataaatgaataattattaattaataaattggatTATAGAATCAATGAATAAATTGGATTaactaatgaaaaaaattaaaggtttaaagtttaaaacttaCAGTAGTAGTCCAAACTCCAACGAtcaatgaaaattgaaataactTGGTCAAAATCGGATGAAATCGACCGACTCGAACGAGTTGGCCAAAATTGGCCGAGTCAACCGAAAGCGGAACAACCTAGGGGTTAGGTGccgcctaggccgatttttacaacactggttGTATGAGACATCCACTTTGTTGTATGCAAGAAGGTTGTTACAACaatttattattgatgtttatacTATGATAGAGCCTGGATGTTTACTCTACATTAGGACACACCAAAGGCTTTAAGATGTGAATCGTATAAGTGTTTGACAGATGCTTTAATACATGGAGAAGTAGATCTTATAACACAAGGAAAGATAATCATTTTGCCATCCAGTTCTACTGGAGGTGCACGATATATGGTTCAAAATTATCAAGATGCAATGATCATTTGCAAATCAATTGGTTATCCAAGTCTGTTTATTACTTTCACATGTAA includes:
- the LOC116002258 gene encoding putative glycerol-3-phosphate transporter 4; this encodes MSGLVERITKGNPPGISVIRSIRGKDWSFKTYRYVVLFVTFIAYTSYHASRKPSSIVKSVLDPKSGIDNATLNSSYLWPVGDVFVKRELDLGRSKGKGWEPFNGKDGTKKLGEIDVAFLACYSIGMYVAGHLGDSLDLRLFLTTGMIGSGVFVALFGMGYFWNIHEFWFYLAMQMGAGLFQATGWPSVVAVIGNWFDKSKRGLIMGVWNAHTSVGNISGSLLAAAVLDYGWGWSFILPGAFIFVTGLIVFFFLPAYPEDVGFPCENAVVAEHSDEETQLGNENEGASMFSHGSVTRKGVGFLGACLIPGVIPFALCLFFSKMVAYTFLYWLPFYLSQTAIGGEYVSVKSAGNLSTLFDVGGIVGGILAGLFSDWFDARATTAASFMSAAIPVMFLYRRFGGVSETLNIFLMFLSGLCVNGPYALITTAVSADLGTHKSLRGDSRALATVTAIIDGTGSLGAALGPLLTGFLSTKGWDAVFIMLSIGALCAVLLLSNLVVTELRGKNYKHRPNVEHNSGGSASQPLLHDER